A single Parabacteroides timonensis DNA region contains:
- a CDS encoding RagB/SusD family nutrient uptake outer membrane protein, translating into MLKNKYIIGIALAILTGFNSCADLDLAPLGSPEAGKLTEERQAFLRLTAVYSGMKDFRYTWSMQCFGDVLSNDATYSGSSNDAQTFTLLENYQYQADHTEILNKYRYSYQCINKANLFIQDMETADDAIFSTYNKEQMIGEAKFIRAYTYFELVKTFGGVPCYTGVLDLAHERLGRSTVEEVYAVIEQDLNDAVSALPKKSEITNYETTYAGRITKGAAIAMQTRVYLYAKKYDEVKKAFENFQKECGSEYSLVSPEEYAWQFSLKGEHCISSILEINMYNSPTQSGYGVNNGNRHVLMSMPRNMTNGFGCAQPTQALADAYDAEGDIIRKNTTLLSTKEAIEIETAAKGKVDPITDDRTGWYNRKLYLAPGEREENRGNNQPTNLRLIRLAEVYLNYAEACYFSGDIANAQKYLNEVRSHVNLAPKNNAGEQLFEDIMNERHLELGLEGFRFFDVVRVGWGEKVFNGTKKAEFGAKTPFKAGAEVLPIPQTEIDISGGLIKN; encoded by the coding sequence ATGCTTAAAAACAAATATATCATAGGAATCGCACTCGCGATTTTAACAGGATTCAACAGTTGCGCGGATTTGGATTTGGCACCATTAGGTAGCCCGGAAGCTGGAAAGCTGACAGAAGAACGACAAGCATTCTTGCGTTTGACAGCTGTCTATTCCGGCATGAAAGATTTCCGTTACACATGGTCGATGCAATGTTTCGGAGACGTATTGTCGAACGACGCAACCTATAGCGGTTCTTCAAACGACGCTCAAACCTTTACATTGCTGGAGAATTATCAGTATCAGGCAGATCATACTGAGATTTTGAACAAATACCGGTATTCTTACCAGTGTATCAATAAAGCCAATTTATTTATACAGGACATGGAAACGGCCGACGATGCCATTTTCTCGACGTACAATAAAGAACAGATGATCGGTGAGGCCAAGTTTATCCGTGCCTATACCTATTTCGAACTCGTGAAAACATTTGGCGGTGTTCCTTGTTATACGGGAGTCCTGGATCTTGCCCATGAAAGACTCGGACGTTCGACTGTCGAGGAAGTATATGCTGTTATCGAGCAAGACTTGAACGATGCGGTTAGTGCTTTACCTAAGAAAAGTGAGATAACGAACTACGAAACAACCTATGCGGGAAGAATCACCAAAGGTGCGGCCATTGCCATGCAAACGCGTGTTTACCTGTATGCGAAAAAATACGATGAGGTAAAAAAGGCATTCGAGAATTTCCAAAAGGAATGCGGTAGCGAATATAGCTTAGTGAGCCCGGAAGAATACGCCTGGCAATTCTCCCTGAAGGGGGAACACTGTATCTCGTCTATCCTGGAAATAAATATGTATAATTCTCCAACTCAAAGTGGATACGGTGTAAATAACGGTAACCGTCACGTATTGATGTCCATGCCCCGAAATATGACTAACGGCTTCGGTTGCGCACAGCCTACTCAAGCTTTGGCGGACGCTTATGACGCGGAGGGGGATATCATACGAAAGAATACGACACTACTTTCCACGAAAGAGGCCATAGAGATCGAGACTGCGGCTAAAGGCAAGGTGGACCCCATTACAGACGACCGAACCGGCTGGTACAATCGCAAATTGTATCTTGCGCCCGGGGAAAGAGAGGAGAACAGGGGGAATAACCAACCAACAAACCTCAGGCTTATCCGCCTTGCAGAGGTATATTTGAACTATGCCGAGGCTTGTTATTTCAGCGGCGATATCGCTAATGCGCAAAAGTATCTGAACGAGGTAAGAAGTCATGTCAACCTGGCTCCTAAAAACAATGCAGGAGAGCAATTGTTTGAAGACATCATGAACGAACGTCATCTGGAGTTAGGATTGGAAGGTTTCCGGTTCTTTGACGTGGTACGTGTAGGATGGGGCGAGAAAGTCTTTAACGGAACCAAGAAAGCAGAATTTGGAGCTAAGACTCCTTTCAAAGCTGGTGCGGAAGTATTGCCCATACCTCAAACCGAGATTGACATTAGTGGAGGTTTAATAAAGAATTAA
- a CDS encoding M81 family metallopeptidase, translating to MKRNLLLLGICLLAVSFVGEAFGQKKKPRIGIAGIQIENSVFVPNRQPLVGHPVRMPDYLSSDSAMGQAATWLPTQIGYGGGRGPVTKESYDAFVEKSLEMIKANMPYDAFWFYNHGACSVEGVADPEGEFMEKVRSLIGNDVLVTTTMDLHGNASWLVALNSDLITTYRKAPHDDSRESHRRGVVNLLERIESGKGRPAYKAWVAVPVLVSGEWSSTRVEPAKSLYALVPEVEAMPGVIDAGIWIGYVWGDNPRNQGVVMVYGDNEEQVKAGAKKLAQKFWDIRKQFSLEAPGYSLEECIDLAVASKKKPFFISDMGDNPGGGGSGEVTWTLARLLKRPEFQTDKGKSVLYCSIPGEEVVEQARKVGVGGHVEGMVGAMVDNSYEGPVKLSGTVVYVSPEEDKSAESWRRKRDIAIVKTGSIYVVVGTSSPTPNLEGSGIDPKEMDIVMVKQGYLVNQWYNIQADWVMAFTRGGVDQDFKKLPYKNIVRPMFPIDPDMADPELSVIMVPSAKHFYGR from the coding sequence ATGAAAAGAAATCTATTATTGCTCGGTATCTGTCTCCTGGCCGTATCGTTCGTCGGAGAAGCCTTTGGACAGAAGAAAAAACCTCGTATCGGTATTGCCGGTATACAGATAGAAAACAGCGTGTTCGTCCCGAACAGGCAGCCGCTCGTAGGACATCCCGTAAGAATGCCGGACTATCTCAGTTCTGACTCCGCAATGGGACAGGCGGCCACTTGGCTTCCCACTCAAATTGGCTACGGCGGAGGAAGAGGCCCCGTGACAAAAGAGTCGTACGATGCATTTGTGGAAAAATCATTGGAGATGATCAAGGCCAATATGCCATACGATGCTTTCTGGTTTTATAACCACGGAGCTTGTAGCGTGGAAGGCGTGGCCGATCCTGAAGGTGAATTTATGGAAAAAGTACGCAGCCTTATCGGAAACGATGTCCTTGTCACGACAACGATGGATCTTCACGGCAACGCCTCCTGGCTGGTAGCCCTCAACAGCGACCTCATCACTACATACCGCAAGGCTCCCCACGATGATTCCCGCGAATCTCACCGTCGGGGCGTGGTCAACCTTCTCGAACGTATTGAATCAGGAAAAGGACGTCCGGCATACAAGGCATGGGTTGCTGTTCCTGTCCTGGTATCCGGCGAATGGTCGAGTACCCGCGTCGAGCCTGCGAAATCGCTGTACGCATTGGTTCCCGAGGTTGAAGCCATGCCCGGAGTGATAGATGCAGGTATATGGATCGGTTATGTTTGGGGAGACAACCCACGGAACCAGGGAGTCGTAATGGTTTACGGTGATAATGAAGAACAGGTAAAAGCCGGAGCGAAGAAACTCGCCCAAAAATTCTGGGATATCCGTAAGCAATTCTCGTTGGAGGCACCGGGATATTCGCTCGAAGAATGTATCGATTTGGCTGTAGCGAGTAAAAAGAAGCCTTTCTTTATCAGTGACATGGGAGATAATCCCGGCGGAGGAGGCTCAGGTGAGGTCACCTGGACTCTGGCGAGACTCTTGAAGCGTCCGGAATTCCAGACCGATAAAGGAAAGAGCGTTCTTTATTGTTCCATCCCGGGAGAAGAGGTGGTCGAGCAGGCACGTAAGGTAGGCGTAGGCGGACACGTAGAAGGCATGGTAGGTGCCATGGTAGATAATTCTTACGAAGGTCCCGTGAAATTGTCAGGTACCGTGGTTTATGTCAGCCCGGAAGAAGACAAGAGTGCGGAGTCCTGGAGACGTAAAAGGGATATCGCTATCGTAAAAACCGGAAGCATTTATGTGGTAGTAGGTACATCATCTCCCACTCCAAACCTGGAAGGTTCAGGAATCGATCCGAAGGAAATGGATATTGTAATGGTTAAACAAGGTTACCTTGTAAACCAATGGTACAATATACAAGCAGATTGGGTGATGGCCTTTACGCGCGGCGGAGTGGATCAGGACTTCAAGAAGCTTCCATATAAGAATATCGTGAGACCAATGTTTCCGATCGATCCTGACATGGCAGATCCGGAGTTGAGCGTTATCATGGTTCCTTCTGCTAAGCATTTCTATGGTAGATAA